One genomic region from Anopheles bellator chromosome 2, idAnoBellAS_SP24_06.2, whole genome shotgun sequence encodes:
- the LOC131212341 gene encoding aldehyde dehydrogenase 1A1-like, producing MANPNQEIKYTKLFINNQFVEAKGGKTFATLNPATGQPIVRVAEGDKDDVEVAVRAAKAAFARSAPWRQMDASGRGRLLNRLADLMQRDTDTLANLESLDNGKTFGDSVFDIGCAIDTFRYYAGWADKIHGSTVPSDGPVLTYVRKEPVGVVGQIIPWNYPVLMLTWKWAPALAAGCTLVLKPAEQTPLSALYMAALSKEAGFPDGVINVVNGFGPTVGAAIVAHPDVRKVAFTGSVETGRLILQGASTSNLKKVSLELGGKSPLVIFDDANLDEAVEIAHNAIFANHGQNCCAGSRTFVQEGIYDAFVAKAAEMARRRKVGDAFQEGVQQGPQVDEEQLRKVLEYIESGEKEGARLQTGGKRVGTVGYFVEPTVFAGVTDEMRIAREEIFGPVQSILKFKTLDEAIERANATEYGLAAGVVTQNLNTAIAFTNAVEAGSVWVNCYDYVVPTTPFGGYKQSGSGRELGYSGIELYLETKSVTIKLPTKV from the exons ATGGCGAATCCCAACCAAGAAATCAAGTACACCAAA CTCTTCATCAACAATCAGTTCGTGGAGGCGAAGGGTGGCAAAACGTTCGCGACACTcaacccggccaccggccagccgatCGTGCGGGTCGCCGAGGGTGACAAGGACGATGTCGAGGTGGCGGTGCGGGCCGCGAAGGCCGCCTTCGCACGGAGCGCCCCCTGGCGGCAGATGGATGCGTCCGGACGGGGCCGACTGCTGAACCGGCTCGCGGATCTGATGCAGCGCGACACGGATACGCTCGCCAACCTGGAGTCGCTCGACAATGGCAAGACGTTCGGGGACTCGGTGTTCGACATCGGGTGCGCCATCGACACGTTTCGGTACTACGCCGGGTGGGCGGATAAGATCCACGGCAGCACGGTGCCATCGGACGGGCCGGTGCTGACGTACGTCCGGAAGGAGCCGGTCGGTGTCGTCGGCCAGATCATCCCCTGGAACTACCCGGTCCTGATGCTGACCTGGAAGTGGGCACCGGCCCTGGCGGCCGGCTGCACGCTGGTCCTGAAGCCGGCCGAGCAGACGCCGCTCAGCGCCCTCTACATGGCCGCCCTCTCGAAGGAAGCCGGCTTCCCGGACGGTGTGATCAACGTGGTGAACGGGTTCGGGCCGACGGTTGGggcggccatcgtcgcccACCCGGACGTCCGGAAGGTCGCGTTCACCGGGTCGGTCGAAACCGGGCGCCTCATCCTGCAGGGCGCCTCGACATCGAACCTCAAGAAGGTGTCCCTCGAGCTCGGCGGCAAGAGTCCGCTGGTCATCTTCGATGACGCTAACC TGGACGAAGCGGTCGAGATCGCCCACAACGCGATCTTCGCCAACCACGGCCAGAACTGCTGCGCCGGAAGCCGCACGTTCGTCCAGGAGGGCATCTACGACGCGTTCGTGGCGAAGGCCGCGGAGATGGCACGCCGGCGCAAGGTGGGCGACGCGTTCCAGGAGGGCGTCCAGCAGGGCCCGCAGGTGGACGAGGAGCAGCTCCGGAAGGTGCTCGAGTACATCGAGTCGGGCGAGAAGGAGGGCGCCCGGCTGCAGACCGGCGGCAAGCGGGTCGGCACCGTCGGGTACTTCGTCGAGCCGACCGTGTTCGCGGGCGTGACCGACGAGATGCGGATCGCGCGCGAGGAGATCTTCGGCCCGGTCCAGAGCATCCTGAAGTTCAAGACCCTCGACGAGGCCATCGAGCGGGCCAACGCCACCGAGTACGGGCTGGCGGCCGGTGTCGTCACGCAGAACCTCAACACCGCCATCGCCTTCACGAACGCCGTCGAGGCCGGATCCGTCTG GGTCAACTGCTACGACTACGTGGTGCCGACGACGCCCTTCGGCGGGTACAAGCAGTCCGGCAGTGGCCGCGAGCTCGGCTACAGCGGCATCGAGCTGTACCTCGAAACGAAGTCCGTCACGATCAAGCTGCCGACGAAGGTGtga